A stretch of Candidatus Dojkabacteria bacterium DNA encodes these proteins:
- a CDS encoding DedA family protein, which yields MELITTWLNYVIENYGYVGIFIAIALESVIVPIPSEIVMALVGYMAYRGSVNIFFASFAGALGTVVGCLIIYVLGYYLGDQLIPKVGKYLGISNDDYQKVKEKFNKMGEKAVLFSQVIPAVRSLIAAPAGVARMNIVRFVLSVFTGAFLWCLFLSVIGMTFGDNWEKFAGILDRVENVIYLILALIVIAVFIYLLIRKRKQTKLTTKK from the coding sequence ATGGAATTAATCACGACATGGCTTAACTATGTAATTGAAAATTACGGATATGTCGGTATATTCATTGCAATAGCACTTGAATCCGTTATTGTACCTATCCCTTCCGAAATTGTAATGGCGCTTGTAGGATATATGGCATATCGAGGTAGTGTAAATATTTTCTTTGCCAGTTTTGCAGGGGCTTTAGGAACCGTTGTTGGATGTTTAATAATTTATGTTTTGGGTTATTATCTGGGGGATCAGCTTATTCCCAAAGTGGGCAAGTATTTAGGGATCTCCAATGACGATTACCAAAAAGTCAAGGAAAAGTTTAATAAAATGGGTGAAAAGGCTGTTCTTTTTTCGCAGGTTATTCCTGCAGTACGCTCACTGATTGCTGCGCCGGCAGGTGTTGCACGAATGAATATTGTTCGCTTTGTACTTAGTGTGTTTACAGGTGCGTTTTTATGGTGTCTTTTTCTTTCGGTAATTGGAATGACATTTGGCGATAACTGGGAAAAATTTGCCGGAATTCTTGATCGAGTTGAGAATGTTATATATTTAATTCTTGCACTAATTGTTATTGCCGTTTTTATATATCTGCTAATACGAAAACGTAAGCAGACTAAGTTAACAACAAAAAAATGA
- the glyS gene encoding glycine--tRNA ligase subunit beta, with amino-acid sequence MDYIVEFGVEEIPAKACDSARRQLKGGVLQRLLTKYNISTTGTEVYVTPRRIAVIIKGLDISTDNKFVVGPLIKDSITEGRINERGKKFALSYGISLRKLKKTEINGKKYLAIPKDIKQILSEKLESLSTDIIKSLSFQHMMIWKEGGIKFIRPIRWITTVLDTVPVTFTFAGVTASTLSYGARFSGGVKVRIKTPREYAKTLRTYDVVVDVSERKQLICSQIDEIEKKRKVKVNVDLNLLDTVTDLVEFPIVIMGEFDQRFLKLPSEVVTQVLSHHQKAFSVKKDGKPAAYFVAVMNQKKENQKEITAGYEKIINARLSDAEFYYTADRSKSIDDFKSKTKDIIIHEKIGNIPDVVMKMQKAVGRINKIFKLPEKNLIVCKNALDISLFDLGTQVVTEFNSLQGKIGSIYAKQRKVPATVANIIEDMTYPRFSGDRLPETKEGVFCSFLYKWVMLNEYLKAGFEIKGNYDPVGIRRLVAGLVELVIGKEIDVTLADLLTDVKPEYLKSLIETRVTTYWKGLGISTNLINQNLKQLDKVSIISANKTTLALAELHDKASGWFSDLREVVKRVNNVIERSNVKPAENFSAADIKNPETKKLYSIIRGVKIDKSDIVNYYWNLSKLTPEINNYFNKVMVVDKDKKIAVQNVTVLNEFRMLVKDLLG; translated from the coding sequence ATGGACTACATTGTTGAATTTGGGGTAGAAGAAATTCCCGCAAAGGCATGTGACTCTGCACGTAGACAGCTTAAAGGCGGTGTTTTACAACGACTTCTAACAAAATATAATATATCTACCACGGGGACCGAGGTTTACGTGACTCCTAGAAGAATCGCCGTGATAATAAAAGGGCTTGATATCTCAACCGATAACAAGTTCGTTGTTGGCCCATTAATAAAAGATTCAATTACCGAAGGTAGAATAAACGAACGTGGTAAAAAATTTGCACTATCATACGGTATTTCTTTGCGAAAACTTAAAAAAACCGAGATTAACGGGAAGAAATACCTTGCTATTCCAAAGGATATAAAACAAATACTTTCAGAAAAACTCGAGAGTTTAAGTACTGATATTATTAAGAGTCTCTCTTTTCAACACATGATGATTTGGAAAGAAGGCGGTATCAAATTTATTAGACCTATTCGTTGGATCACGACTGTACTTGATACGGTTCCTGTTACTTTTACCTTTGCAGGCGTTACAGCTTCAACACTTTCATATGGAGCCAGATTTTCCGGAGGAGTTAAAGTTCGAATTAAAACACCCAGAGAGTATGCCAAAACTTTACGAACATACGATGTAGTCGTCGATGTAAGCGAAAGAAAACAGCTTATCTGTTCGCAGATCGACGAAATTGAAAAGAAACGTAAGGTTAAGGTTAATGTTGATCTCAACCTACTTGACACGGTTACAGATCTTGTTGAGTTTCCAATTGTAATAATGGGTGAGTTTGATCAAAGATTTCTTAAGTTACCTAGTGAGGTAGTTACTCAGGTACTATCTCATCATCAGAAGGCATTTTCCGTAAAGAAAGATGGTAAGCCGGCTGCTTACTTTGTTGCTGTAATGAATCAAAAGAAAGAGAATCAAAAGGAAATTACAGCTGGATATGAAAAAATAATAAATGCCAGACTTTCCGATGCAGAGTTTTATTATACGGCTGATAGGTCAAAATCAATTGATGACTTTAAATCTAAAACAAAGGATATTATTATTCACGAGAAGATTGGAAACATTCCGGACGTTGTCATGAAAATGCAAAAAGCCGTAGGTCGTATAAATAAAATATTTAAGCTCCCCGAAAAAAACTTGATCGTATGTAAAAACGCTCTTGATATTTCATTGTTTGACCTTGGGACTCAAGTTGTTACCGAATTTAACTCGTTGCAAGGGAAAATAGGTTCAATCTATGCGAAACAGAGAAAAGTTCCGGCAACAGTTGCAAATATCATTGAAGATATGACTTATCCGCGATTTTCCGGTGACAGACTTCCCGAGACTAAAGAGGGTGTTTTCTGTTCGTTTTTATACAAATGGGTAATGCTAAATGAGTACCTTAAAGCCGGATTTGAAATAAAAGGAAATTATGATCCCGTTGGGATTAGAAGATTAGTTGCGGGGTTAGTCGAACTTGTTATTGGAAAAGAAATCGATGTGACCTTAGCTGATCTACTAACTGATGTTAAACCGGAATATCTGAAATCACTTATTGAAACAAGGGTTACAACATACTGGAAAGGACTTGGAATTTCAACAAATCTTATAAATCAGAATCTAAAGCAGCTTGATAAAGTTTCTATAATTTCTGCAAATAAAACAACATTGGCTCTAGCCGAATTGCACGACAAAGCATCCGGTTGGTTTTCTGACCTTAGAGAGGTTGTAAAACGTGTTAACAACGTAATAGAGAGAAGTAACGTTAAGCCTGCCGAAAACTTTTCTGCTGCCGATATCAAAAACCCGGAAACCAAGAAACTGTATTCAATTATTCGAGGAGTAAAAATCGACAAATCTGACATTGTTAACTACTATTGGAATTTATCAAAACTTACGCCTGAAATAAATAACTACTTTAATAAAGTAATGGTAGTCGATAAAGATAAAAAGATTGCTGTCCAGAATGTCACTGTGCTTAACGAATTTAGGATGCTTGTTAAGGACTTGTTGGGTTAG